The window GGACGACTCGCCGTAGAAGGGCTGCCCGTAGAGCTTGCCGTCGTCGCCGGTCAGGGACTGGCGCATGGGTTCGAGAATGTCCTGCTGGTCGAAGCCCGGGTCCTTCGCGACGTGACGGTCCAGCTCCTCCAGCCAGCCGTTGCGGGCGTAGATCGGTATCTCGTAGTTGCTGAGGGTGGCCACGTCGTACTGGCCCGCCTGGTTGGCGAAGTCCTGGCTGATCTTGTCGCGGACGTCGTTCTCCGGCAGCACGGTGAAGTTCACCTCGATGCCGGTCTCCTTGGTGAAGTGCGCGGCCGTGAGCTTCTGCAGTTCCTGCATCTGGGGGTTGTTGACCATCAGCACGTTGATGGCGTCGCCGCCGGATCCCGCCCCGCCCGCTCCGGTCCAGCAGCCGGAGAGAAGCGGGGCGAGCAGCGTCCCTGCGGCGACCGCGGCGAGTGCGCGCGGCCTCCGTCGGCTCGGGATTCGCATGGATCGCTCCTGGACGTATGGGGGATAGCGGGAGATAAGGGGTGGAGCAGGGCGCGGAGGGGGTACGGAAGGGGTCGGTGGGGTGGGTGGGGTGGTCAGACTCGGGTGACCTGGGGGCCCAGCAGCGAGTAGCGGTGGGCCTCCGAGGCCGGGAGCAGGGTGCTCGTGACGATCGCGTCCAGGTCGCCCACCCCGGCAAACCGGCAGAAACTGGCCGCGCCGAACTTGGTGTGGACGCCCGCGAAGACCGTGCGCCGGGAGGCGCGGATCGCCTGGGCCTTGACCTCGCTGACGGCCGGGTCGGGGGTGGTGAGGCCGTGGTCGCGGGTGATGCCGTTGGCGCCGATGTACGCCAGGTCGATGACGAAGCCGGCCAGCATCTTCGTCGTCCAGTGGTCGACGGTGGCGAGGGTGCCGGGGCGCACCCGGCCGCCGAGCAGCAGCACGGTGGTGTTGCCGGCCTCCGCGAGCGCCCCGGCGGTGGCGAGGGACGCGGTGACCACGGTCAGCGGCCGGTCCCGGGGCAGCGCCTCGGCGATGAGCTGCGGGGTGAAGCCCTCGTCGACGAAGACCGTCTCCGCGTCGCCCAGCAACTCGGCCGCCGCGGTGGCGATCCGGCGTTTCTCGGGCACATGGCTGGTGGCGCGGAAGGCGAGCGTCGTCTCGAACCCGGCGCTCTCCACGGGGTACGCCCCGCCGTGTGTGCGGCGGACCAGGCCGTGGTCCTCCAGGGCGCGCAGATCACGCCGTACGGTCTCCTTGGCCACACCCAGCGCGACGGCGAGTTCACCGACGTCGACCGCGCCCGTGCGGCGGGCGGCCCGGACGATCTCGCGTTGCCTTTCCTCCGCGCTCATGGCCGACACCCGCTCTCCCTCGCCGTAGTGCTGCCCGTTCGGGCCCGGTGCGGGCCCTGGGGGAAGTTCTACAGCCGGTGCGCGGCGCCGACCAGGCCTGTTGCGCGACCGATGCTGCCCGTCCCTGACCGTTTGACGGCACCTCGGCCCGTCACGGACCTGGGGCGGGCGTGGGATCGGGCACCGGGCGTGCCCGCATGGGGGAGCGGGCGGGCCCGTTCGGTGCCCGCCCGCTCCTTCCGCACGGCGTACGGCCCTCGTTTCCCGTACGGCGCGCGAACTCCTGGGTCCGCGCCGGTGTGGTCAGTACGGCCAGATCGGCGGGTCGCTGACGAAGTGGCCGCCGAGGTGGGCGTGGGCCACGTTCTCGGGGTCCAGTTCGCCCTGCTCGGCGATCAGCTTCTCGGCGTACGGCTCGGAGTCGTCCCTCGGCTCGTAGCCGAGATCGCGGGCGGTGGACAGGTCCCACCACAGGCGGGTGTTGGCGGAGGAGCCGTAGACGACGGTGTGGCCGACGTGCTCGGCGGTCAGGGCCGCGTGGAAGAGGCGGGCGCCGTCGGCCGGGCTCATCCACAGCGAGAGCATCCGGACGCTGGTGGGCTCGGGGAAGCAGGAGCCGATGCGCACGGAGACCGTCTCCAGGCCGTACTTGTCCCAGTACAGCTGCGCCAGGTCCTCGCCGAAGGACTTGGACAGGCCGTAGAAGGTGTCGGGGCGGTGCGGGGTGTCGATGGGGATCAGCGGGTCCTCGCCCAGCGGGCGGGGGGTGAAGCCCACCGCGTGGTTGGAGGACGCGAAGACGATACGGGGCACACCCTCCGCGCGGGCGGCCTCGTACAGGTTGTACGTCCCCTCGATGTTCGCCTTCAGGATCTTCTCGAAGGAGGCTTCCAGGGAGATGCCCGCGAGGTGGATGATCGCGTCGACGCCCCGGACGGCCTCGCGCAGGGCGTCCTTGTCGGCGAGGTCGGCCGTGATCGCGTCCGGCGCGCCCTCGACGGGGAGCAGGTCCATCAGGCGAAGCTCGTAGCCGTGGGCCGGGAGCAGGTCCCGCATCAGGGTGCCGAGCCCACCGGCGGCGCCGGTGAGCAGAACGGTCCGGGGAGCGGGCATCCGGGGATCTCCTTGCATCGCCAGCCGTGCACATGGGCGTCCGACATTCACATTCATGGACACGCTAGGGAGTGCGGTCCCGTGCGTCAAGTGGGGCGCGGAGGCGCGAAATCGCTGGTGCGGCGCGGGTTGTCCGGCTTGACCGCCCGCGAGGAGGCGCCTTAGCGTGCTGTTGTTCAGAAATGTAAACACTGATCAGTGACCTGGACTGGGAGAGCCCGTGGACTTGGGACAGCCCGTGACGTCAGCCCCGCTCGCCGCCCGGCTCAGGGTCCCCAGCGGACCGCTGTTCTTCCCCGTCACGGCCTACGGCCCGGACGGCGCGGTCGATCCGGACGTCTATCGCGCGCACGTCCGCCAGGGCGTCGAGGCCGGGGCCGCCGCGGTCTTCGCCTGCTGTGGCACCGGCGAGTTCCACGCGCTCACGCCCGAGGAGTTCCAGCGCTGCGTACGGGCCGCCGTCGCCGAGACGGCCGGCCGGGTGCCGGTGGTGGCCGGCGTGGGCTACGGCACCGCCCTCGCCGTGCGCTACGCACGTCTCGCCGAGGAGGCCGGGGCCGACGGCCTCCTCGCCATGCCGCCCTACCTGGTCGTGGCCGCCCAGGAAGGGCTGCTCCGCCACTACCGGGAACTCGCCGCGGCGACCTCCCTCCCCGTCGTCGTCTACCAGCGCGACAACGCCGTGTTCACGCCGGAGACGGTGGTCGAACTGGCCCGCACGGAGGGGATCGTCGGCCTCAAGGACGGCCTCGGCGACCTGGACCTGATGACGCGGATCGTGAGCGCCGTACGCGGCGAGGTCTCCGGCCCCAACGACTTCCTCTACTTCAACGGCCTGCCGACCGCCGAGCTGACCCAGCCCGCGTACCGGGCCGTCGGGGTCCCCCTGTACTCGTCGGCCGTCTTCTGCTTCGTCCCGGAGATCGCCCTCGCGTTTCACAGGGCGCTGGCCGCTGGGGACGATGCGATCGTGGAGCGGCTGATCGACGGGTTCTACCGCCCCTTCGTCGAACTCCGCGCCCGGGGACGCGGCTATGCGGTGTCACTGGTCAAGGCCGGGGTACGGCTACGGGGACTGGACGTCGGAGAGGTGCGGCCACCCCTGCACGAACCGGCCGAGGAACACGTCAAGCAGCTGAGCCAGTTGATCGAGCGCGGCCACGCGCTGCTGGAAGAGTGCCAGGAGGACAAGTGAAGGCGTCGACGTTCGTCTACCCGTGGGACGTCAACGGGGATCCGGCCGCCGCCGAACGCATCGCGGGGCTCGGGGTACGGCAGGCGACGCTCGCCTCCGCCTACCACTCCACCCGCGCGCTCACCCCCCGCCACCCCCGGCAGCGCATCGTCACCGCCGAACACGCGGCCGTGCTGTACCCGCCGGGTGCGCGGTGGGAGGGCCGTACGCTGCGGCCGTACGCGGCAGGGGACTGGGCGTTCGGCGACGCGTTCGGCGAGGCGGCCACCGCGCTCGCGCACGCCGGACTCGAAGTGCACACCTGGGTGGTCCTGGCGCACAACTCCCGCCTGGGCGCCGAGCATCCCTCGACCTCCGTGGTCAACGCCTACGGGGACCGGTATCCGTGGGCCCCCTGTGTCGCGCAGCCGGACACCCGGGAGTACCTGGTCGATCTGGCGGTGGAGGCGGCGGTCCGGCCCGGCGCGCGCGGCACCGAGCTGGAGTCGCTCGGCTGGTACGGCCTCGCCCACCTCCACGCCCACGACAAGACGGGCGGGGTCGGCCTCGGCGACGCCGGCCAGTACCTGATGTCGCTGTGCTTCTGCGGCACCTGCCGCGACGGGTACGCCGGCGCCGGAGAGGACCCCGACGAGCTGGCGGCGGCCGTACGCGCGGCGCTGGAACCGCTGTGGCGGGGCGAGACCGTCGACGAGGGCTGGCCGGCGGTGGAGAAACTCCTCGGGACCGAGAAGGCGACGGCCACGCGGGTGTGGCGCGACGCGACCTCCCGCTCGCTCCAGGAGGAGGCCGTCGGGGCCGTACGGGCCGCCGCGCCCGCCGGGTTCCAGGTGCTGCTGCACGCGGACCCGGTGACGTACCACTGCGGGGCGAACCCCGGGGTGGACCCCGAGCACATCCTCGGCGTGGCCGACGGTGTCGTCGTGCCCTGCGCGGGCGGGCCGGGGCTGCTGCCGGCGTTCGCGAAGGCCGGGGCGGGCGGGGCCGTGCTGGCCGCCAACTTCGGCATCGTGTCGGGCATGGGCGGCAGTCCGGTGACCCTGGCCGAGGACGCGGGGCGGGCGGTGGAGCTGGGGGCGACCGAACTCCGGCTCTACCACGCGGGGTTGGCCTCGGACCAGGATCTGGCGGCGGTACGGGAGGCGTTGACGGCGGTGGGGTGAACCGCCCCGTCCACCCCACCGCGCACGGACCGGCCGCGCCGGGCCGCGCCGGGCGTCGGCTCAGCAGGCGATGACGTACCAGACCGGGGTCCAGAACACGTCGTTCTTGAGGGGAGCGTCGAGGGAGAACATCCAGGCGCCGTTCACGTCGTAGAAGTTCGCCCGGGTGCCCGGCGTCTGGTTGTTGTGGAGGGAGCCCCAGCCCACGAGGTCGGGCAGCGTGTACGTCACGCCGCACGTGGTGTAGTCGAATCTGTTGCCGTTGCCGCCCTTGCCGCACACGTAGTAGTACGCGCAGTTCAGCGGGGCGGCGGCGGCCGAGCCGGACCTGGCCGCCCGGGGCACGACGGCGTTCTTCATCTGGTCCGCCGTCAGCGACGGCTGCCGGACCTCCTCGGACGTGCGCACGCCGGTGCCGGCGTCGGCGCCCGCCGTGTGGGCGGCGGCGGGACCGGCCGACCCGACCGTCGAGATCGCCGCTGCCGCGAACAGGGCCGCGGCCGTCCTGCGCAGTGCCATGAGAAATCCCCTCCCGATGCCACCAACTCCCGCTCGGCACGCGGAAGTCGGCGGTTCCTCACTCTCGGGCACCGGGGTCCGGCAGGCAACCCGTCACGCGGTAGGTCACGTGGGTCACGAGGCTCGTCGGACGTGCGGACAGCTGT is drawn from Streptomyces bottropensis ATCC 25435 and contains these coding sequences:
- a CDS encoding DeoR/GlpR family DNA-binding transcription regulator — translated: MSAEERQREIVRAARRTGAVDVGELAVALGVAKETVRRDLRALEDHGLVRRTHGGAYPVESAGFETTLAFRATSHVPEKRRIATAAAELLGDAETVFVDEGFTPQLIAEALPRDRPLTVVTASLATAGALAEAGNTTVLLLGGRVRPGTLATVDHWTTKMLAGFVIDLAYIGANGITRDHGLTTPDPAVSEVKAQAIRASRRTVFAGVHTKFGAASFCRFAGVGDLDAIVTSTLLPASEAHRYSLLGPQVTRV
- a CDS encoding NAD-dependent epimerase/dehydratase family protein, giving the protein MPAPRTVLLTGAAGGLGTLMRDLLPAHGYELRLMDLLPVEGAPDAITADLADKDALREAVRGVDAIIHLAGISLEASFEKILKANIEGTYNLYEAARAEGVPRIVFASSNHAVGFTPRPLGEDPLIPIDTPHRPDTFYGLSKSFGEDLAQLYWDKYGLETVSVRIGSCFPEPTSVRMLSLWMSPADGARLFHAALTAEHVGHTVVYGSSANTRLWWDLSTARDLGYEPRDDSEPYAEKLIAEQGELDPENVAHAHLGGHFVSDPPIWPY
- a CDS encoding 5-dehydro-4-deoxyglucarate dehydratase, with translation MTSAPLAARLRVPSGPLFFPVTAYGPDGAVDPDVYRAHVRQGVEAGAAAVFACCGTGEFHALTPEEFQRCVRAAVAETAGRVPVVAGVGYGTALAVRYARLAEEAGADGLLAMPPYLVVAAQEGLLRHYRELAAATSLPVVVYQRDNAVFTPETVVELARTEGIVGLKDGLGDLDLMTRIVSAVRGEVSGPNDFLYFNGLPTAELTQPAYRAVGVPLYSSAVFCFVPEIALAFHRALAAGDDAIVERLIDGFYRPFVELRARGRGYAVSLVKAGVRLRGLDVGEVRPPLHEPAEEHVKQLSQLIERGHALLEECQEDK